One segment of Carya illinoinensis cultivar Pawnee chromosome 1, C.illinoinensisPawnee_v1, whole genome shotgun sequence DNA contains the following:
- the LOC122311527 gene encoding uncharacterized protein LOC122311527 — MEEHSSESHNQNQNSNPTKDPAHPCSPYYIGTSDNTGSMLVTHSLDASNYYSWARSMKRALRIKNKLGFIDGSLCEPTDPNDPLMEHWLRCNDVVITWMQNTMALDIKCSTVYAEIAHELWLELEQRFAQQNAP, encoded by the coding sequence ATGGAAGAACATAGCTCAGAAAGCcacaatcaaaaccaaaactcaaacCCAACCAAGGACCCTGCTCATCCATGCAGTCCATACTACATTGGCACAAGTGATAACACTGGCTCCATGCTTGTTACTCATAGCTTGGATGCCAGTAACTATTACTCATGGGCTAGATCAATGAAGAGAGCATTAAGAATCAAAAATAAGCTTGGCTTCATTGATGGAAGTCTATGTGAGCCAACTGACCCAAATGACCCTCTCATGGAGCATTGGTTGCGTTGCAATGATGTTGTAATCACTTGGATGCAAAATACCATGGCCCTTGATATCAAATGCAGCACAGTATATGCAGAAATAGCACATGAACTTTGGCTTGAGTTGGAGCAACGTTTTGCACAACAAAATGCACCTTGA